One Nicotiana sylvestris chromosome 12, ASM39365v2, whole genome shotgun sequence genomic window carries:
- the LOC138883380 gene encoding uncharacterized protein, giving the protein MWDESGPTVLAKGMFFPDKTRLSRDCKMHNVKECREMQEYGHTITKRKTFLGHKRAFEIVYGKWDKSFASLPKYIAALQHFNPWTVVDWKLEQSPGTPEYIFNYVFWAFKPAIDGFLHCRPVISIDGTRVYGKYDIKLLIAVAVDANGQIFPLAFTVCANEITETWTLFLNHMKEYIVKQRSGICLISDRHGGILSSVENLPAWQEPYAYHRYCVRHFKANFQKAYPNKDLHDLMWMAATDHQQHKFRRHMDSIRQEDEAAYHWLMRHDPEKWMLHADSGRRWGILTTNVSESFNGLLKSARGLPVTAMVRMSFKQMTERFVERSAAATELMQMSVEFMPVPMKRFEKYSRRAHWNSFLQYDNARGVFERPTMLINNIVFPST; this is encoded by the exons atgtgggatgagtctggaccaacggtgcttgcaaaggggatgttTTTTCCTGATAAAACGCGCTTAAGCAGGGattgtaaaatgcacaacgtaaaagagtgtcgtgagatgcag gaatatggccataccattacgaaaagaaagACATTTCTCGGGCACAAACGAGCAtttgaaattgtctacggtaagtgggataagtcatttgcatctctgccaaagtacatagccgcactgcagcactttaacccctgGACAGTTGTTGACtggaagcttgagcagagtccgggaacaccagaatacatattcaattacgtgttctgggcgtttaagccagcaattgatggttttttgcATTGCCGGccagtaatatccatagacggaactcgtgtctatggaaagtacgatatcaagctattgatagctgtggcagtggatgctaatggacagatatttcctctagcttttactgtttgtgccaatgaaatCACAGAGACGTGGACGCTGTTTTTGAACCACATGAAAGAGTAcattgtcaaacagcgttcaggtatttgtctaatatctgatcggcacggtggtatattaagttctgtggagaacttgcccgcatggcaagaaccttatgcataccaccgttactgtgtgaggcactttaaggccaattttcAGAAGGCatatcccaacaaggatctacatgatttgatgtggatggcagcaacagaccaccaacagcataaattccggaggcatatggattctatcaggcaagaagacgaggcagcctatcattggttaatgcgacatgaccctgaaaagtggatGTTGCATGCGGAtagtggcagacgatggggaattcttactacaaacgtgtcagagtccttcaatgggttattgaagtcggcaagaggattgcccgtcacagccatggtgcggatgtcgttcaaACAGATgacggagaggtttgttgaacggtctgcagctgcaacggaattgatgcAGATgagtgttgaatttatgccagtgcctatgaagagatttgagaaatacagccGGCGAGCACATTGGaattcatttttgcagtatgataacgcaagaggtgtttttgaa agaccaactatgttgatcaacaatatagtgtttccaagtacctaa
- the LOC138883381 gene encoding uncharacterized protein yields the protein MQIPLEKNAEADALANLASVAEVTNEENATIKRITSTSYHHVANGQAESTKKVIINNLKKRLEESKGKWPEVLPVVLWAYRTTSKTGTRETLFSLMHSAEALILVEIGESSTRYTQATEESNKEEMRINLDLLEERREATLIRMAAQKQLIERYYNQKDHLRYFKIGDFVLKKVFQSTQAANAGKLSPNWEGPYMIRGIAGKGAYELETMEGKVLPSNWNVVHLKKYYF from the exons ATGCAAATACCCCTGGAGAAAAATGCAGAAGCAGACGCGTTGGCTAATCTCGCATCTGTTGCAGAagtaacaaatgaagaaaatgctaCA attaaaaggataacttCAACATCTTACCATCATGTGGCTAATGGACAAGCCGAATCGACAAAAAAAGTTATTATTAATAACTTGAAGAAAAGATTAGAGGAGTCAAAAGGTAAGTGGCCAGAAGTGTTACCAGTAGTCCTATGGGCTTATCGAACGACGTCAAAGACAGGTACGAGAGAGACTCTATTCTCACTTATGCATAGTGCTGAAGCCTTAATTCTAGTTGAAATAGGTGAATCAAGTACAAGATATACTCAAGCAACTGAAGAATCAAATAAGGAAGAGATGCGAATAAATCTGGATTTGCTTGAAGAAAGGAGAGAAGCGACTctaataaggatggcagcacagaAACAACTTATTGAACGATACTATAATCAGAAAGATCATCttagatacttcaagattggggacttcgtcctcaaaaaggtttttcaatcgaCACAAGCGGCCAATgcaggaaagttgagtccaaattgggaaggaccttacATGATTCGAGGCATTGCTGGAAAGGGAGCGTATGagttagaaacaatggaaggCAAAGTACTCCCATcaaattggaatgttgttcatttaaAGAAGTATTACTTCTAA